A genomic window from Sorex araneus isolate mSorAra2 chromosome 2, mSorAra2.pri, whole genome shotgun sequence includes:
- the LOC101546149 gene encoding olfactory receptor 7G1-like translates to MGPKNVSEVSEFLLLQVTGDPEFQPFVFFLFLAIYLVTLLGNFLIIVVVIADRRLHHPMYFFLSNLSLADICISTTTLPKMLVDLQAETQAISYVGCLTQLYFILVFASLESFLLSGMAYDRYVAICHPLRYPVIMNAGFCLLLLLCSLLLSLGDALLHSLMVLPLTFCATPHVPLFFCEVVQVIRLACSDTLLNNVLIYAAMSLLGGIPVCGILFSYARIVTSVLRTPSAGGRAKAFSTCSSHLSVVCLFYGTGFGVYISSALTSSSRSTAVASVVYTVVPQMLNPFIYSLRNKDVMGALRQLSRKILLVSRDYA, encoded by the coding sequence ATGGGACCCAAAAACGTGTCTGAGGTCTCTGAATTCCTCCTTCTGCAAGTGACCGGGGACCCAGAGTTCCAGCCttttgtcttcttcctcttcctggccATCTACCTGGTCACGCTCCTAGGCAACTTCCTCATCATCGTGGTGGTCATCGCTGACCGCCGCCTCCACcaccccatgtacttcttcctctccaacctGTCCCTGGCGGACATCTGCATCAgcaccaccaccctccccaagATGCTGGTGGACCTCCAGGCAGAGACCCAGGCCATCAGCTACGTGGGATGCCTCACGCAGCTCTATTTCATCCTGGTGTTTGCCAGCCTGGAGAGCTTTCTCCTGTCCGGGATGGCCTACGACCGttacgtggccatctgccacccgcTGCGGTACCCAGTCATCATGAACGCCGGCTtctgcctcctgctcctcctttgcTCCCTGCTCCTGAGTCTGGGGGATGCCTTGCTCCACAGCCTCATGGTGCTGCCACTGACCTTCTGTGCCACTCCCCATGTCCCCCTTTTCTTCTGTGAGGTGGTCCAGGTCATCCGGTTGGCCTGCTCGGACACGCTCCTCAACAATGTCCTCATCTATGCGGCCATGAGCCTCCTGGGGGGCATTCCTGTCTGCGGCATCCTTTTCTCTTACGCGCGGATCGTCACCTCTGTCCTGAGGACCCCCTCGGCCGGCGGCAGGGCCAAAGCGTTTTCCACATGCAGCTCCCACCTCTCGGTCGTGTGCTTGTTCTATGGGACGGGCTTCGGGGTGTACATTAGCTCGGCGCTGACCAGCTCTTCCCGGAGCACTGCTGTGGCTTCCGTGGTGTACACGGTGGTCCCCCagatgctgaaccccttcatctacagcctgagaaataAGGACGTGATGGGGGCGCTGCGGCAGTTGAGTCGGAAGATACTGTTGGTTTCTCGGGACTACGCTTAA